The following DNA comes from Actinomycetota bacterium.
CGGGGGCTGGCGCCGCGGGGGCAGCTCGGCGAGCACCTCGGCCGTGGCCCGGGCCACGGCGGTCACCGCCTGCTCGAACGCCTCCTCGGCGGCCGGGCTGGGGCGGGTCACGCCGCTCACCTTGCGGACGTACTGGCGGGCCGCGGCCTCGATCTCCTCG
Coding sequences within:
- a CDS encoding DUF2277 domain-containing protein, which gives rise to MCRNITTLRGLEPPATSEEIEAAARQYVRKVSGVTRPSPAAEEAFEQAVTAVARATAEVLAELPPRRQPPKADPPLRRPEVRARMAGR